TGCTGCTGGCCGCGGTGGGTTTAGTGGCTTCTTACATTCCCGCACGCCGCGCGATGAACGTTGAGCCGCTAAGGGCGTTGAAGTATGAATAGGTTTTTCTGAAATCCCGACCCTGAGCTTGTCGAAGGGGAGAAATCGCTATAGCCAGAAGGATTCATTCTGAGCGCAGCTTTTTATGAAACCTCGAACGCAGTGAGAGGTCCCTATAACCAAATGGCTTTGCAGGGTGACAAGACGCCGTGACGTCGGACACCGCTCTTTCTTTGCGCCCTTTGCGTCCTTTGCGGTGAAAACAAAACGTTTCAATCCTAGAGACCTTGGAAGACAATAGGGTTCCCTCGCTTCGGCTCGGGATTTCAGAAAGAAGACCTAGGAAAACCTCTGGAAAACTCGTCCCAAACTCCGCCAAATCTACGTTGACCTGCAACCCTGAATCGCTGACAATCGCCTTTCATGTTTTTCTATCTCGCAGGCTCCATCGAATACTCTCCCGATCTCGGCAAGGGCTGGCGCGCCCAGATCACTCCTGCGCTCAAGGCCCTGGGACATGAGATTTACGATCCCGCTGAGGACGAGATGAAAAATCTGACCGCCGTCGAGGCCACTGAGTTTCGCGCATGGAAGCAAAGCGACCTGCAACGCTTTCGCCGGACAATCCAGAAAATCATTGCCTATGATCTTGATCTGATCGAGCACCAATGTGACGCGATTGTCTGCTACTGGGACCAGTACGCCGGGCGAGGCGCAGGCACGCAGGGTGAGCTAACCTTCGCCCACCGCATGGGAATTCCAGTTTATTTAATCTGCGGGATGCCGGTGGAGCACATCAGCGGATGGCTGCTGGGTTGCGCCACGGAAGTTTTTGCAAGCTTTGAGGAATTTAACGAATTTATGAACAGCAAGCTGGCCGCCTTGGATGCCTGATTGTGATTTGGTGTCGAGCTGGAAGCCAGTAGCTAAGAGCTAGGAGCTTTTTTTAATGAATGCAATGCGGGGAAACCTGGGCT
The genomic region above belongs to Terriglobia bacterium and contains:
- a CDS encoding nucleoside 2-deoxyribosyltransferase; amino-acid sequence: MFFYLAGSIEYSPDLGKGWRAQITPALKALGHEIYDPAEDEMKNLTAVEATEFRAWKQSDLQRFRRTIQKIIAYDLDLIEHQCDAIVCYWDQYAGRGAGTQGELTFAHRMGIPVYLICGMPVEHISGWLLGCATEVFASFEEFNEFMNSKLAALDA